AGGTGCGCTCCGAGCTCAAGGCGCGCCTGGCCGAGCTCATCGTGTTCGGTGTGAAGCCCGAGCAGCTCATCATCGACCCGGGCCTCGGCTTCGCGAAGACGGCGCAGCACAACTGGGAGCTGCTGCGCGGCCTCGACCAGCTCACCCAACTCGCGCCCGTGCTCATCGGCGCCTCGCGCAAGAGGTTCCTCGGGCGCCTGCTGCCGCCGAACGCGCCGCTCGGCAAGCGCGACGCGCCGACGGCGACGATCAGCGCCCTCGCCGCATCCGCGGGCGCGTGGGGTGTGCGCGTGCACGACGTCGCGGCGACGCGGCTCGCCCTCGACGTGTGGGACCACTGGAAGACGGGAGGCGCCGGTGACAGCGACTGACTCGATCGCCCTGACGGGGCTGCGCGCGATGGGCTACCACGGCGTGCTGCCGCACGAGCGCGTCGAGGGGCAGCTCTTCGTCGTCGACGTCGTGCTGCACCTGCCGCTCGGGCCGGCCGCCGCGGGCGACGACCTCGCGGCGACGGTCGACTACGGCGTGCTCGCGAACCGCGTCGTCGCGGCCGTCGAGTCGGAGCCCGTCGATCTCATCGAGACGGTCGCGGAGCGCATCGCGAACCTCGTGCTCGAGTACCCGAGCGTCGAGTCGGTCGACGTCACGGTGCACAAGCCGTCCGCGCCCATCGAGGTGCCGTTCGCGGATGTCGCGGTCACGGTGCGCAGGAGCCGCGCGTGAGCGCCGGCGTCACCGCGGTCGTCGCGTTCGGCTCGAACCTCGGCGACCGCGCGGCCATCATCCAGGCCGCCGCCGACGAGCTCGCGGCGACGGACGGCGTCGAGCTCGTGGCCATCGCGCCCGCGATCGAGACCCCGGCCGTGCGTCCGTACGGGATCGACCGCGAGGCGCCCGCGTATCTCAACACGGTCGCCGTGCTCACGACGACCCTCGAACCGGGTGAGCTGCACGAGGTGCTGCGGCGGCTCGAGGACGCGCACGGGCGCACGCGCACGGAGCGCTGGGGCGACCGCACGCTCGACCTCGACCTCATCGCCTTCGGCGACCTCGTGCAGGACGATCCCGAGCTGACGCTCCCGCATCCGCGCGCCCACGAGCGCGACTTCGTGCTGCGCCCGTGGCTCGTCGCCGACCCGCTCGCCGAGCTGCCTGGCCACGGCCCGGTCGAGAAGCTGCTGGCCGAGCTCGACGGGGGAGCCGCGTGACGCGCACCCGCCCCGGTCTGCTCGCGCTGCTCGCGCTCGGTGCGGGTGTCGTGGCGATCGCGCTGCAGCTGGGCCTCGGCGCCGTGGGGCTGTCGAAGATCGTGCCGCAGGTGACGCTCGCCGTGACGCTCGTGCTCATCGCGGTCGTCGTGGTCGTGATCGCGCTGCCCGTGCGCCGGGCGACGCGAGCAGCCCGCGATCGGGCGGCGGATGCGCCTCCCCGCCCGCGCGTGGACCCCTTCTACGCGACGCGCGTCGTGCTCATCGCGAAGGCGTCGGCGGTGACCGGCTCGCTGCTCGGGGGAGCGGCCGCGGGGCTCGTGGGCGAGCTCCTCATCCGTCCCGTGAGCGCGGCCTCGTCGGTGTGGGCGGGGGTCGCGATGCTCGTCGGCTCGGTGCTGCTCCTCGTGGCCGGTCTGCTCGCCGAGGGCTGGTGCGTGCTGCCTCCCGACGACGAGGATCAGCCTCCCGTCGCCTCGCATCCCTGACGCCGGAATCGCTGCCTGACCGGGGGTTACGAAACTCTCGTTGCAAATGGTGACGTTCACATGTTAACGTCACCATCGCAACACATACCCAGAGGCGATGCTCAAGGACGAGCACACAGCGAGGGCGCACTGCAGCGTCCCGGGCATTCCTCAAGAGAACGGAACCAAGGAAGGATCCTGTCTTGAAGCGAACCACGAAGATCGCCGTCACGGCGGCCGCGATGGCCATGCCCATCGCGCTCGTCCTGAGCGGCTGCAGCAGCGACGGCGGAAACGGCGGCGGCGGAAGCGGTGACGAGAACACCCTCACCGTCTGGACCTGGGACCCGGCGTTCAACATCTACGCCATGCAGGAGGCCGAGAAGGTCTACCAGCAGGACAACCCGGACTTCAAGCTCGAGATCGTCGAGACCCCCTGGGACGACCTGCAGACCAAGCTCACGACGCTCGCGCAGTCGCAGGAGTTCGACGAGCTCCCCGACATCCTGCTCATGCAGAACAACGCGTTCCAGAAGAACCTCATCAACTACCCGGACGTCTTCACCGACATCACCGACTCGGGCATCGACTTCTCGGAGTTCCCGCAGGCGGTGGCCGACTACTCGACGCTCGACGGCGCCAACTACGGCGTGCCGTTCGACGCGGGCACGGCGATCGGCGCGTACCGCACCGACGTGCTCGCCGAGGCCGGCTACACGATCGAGGACTTCACCGACATCACGTGGAGCGAGTTCCAGACCAAGGCCGAGGATGTGCTCGCCAAGACCGGCAAGCCGCTGCTCTCGGGTCAGGCCGGCTCGTCCGACATGATCATGATGATGCTCCAGTCGGCGGGCGCGAGCCTGTTCGACAAGGAGGGCAACCCCACGATCGCCGACAACGCGGTGCTCGAGGAGGCCATCGAGGTCTACGCGAACCTCGTGAAGTCGGGCGTCTTCGTCGAGGTCAACTCGTGGGACGAGTACATCAGCACGTTCGTGAACGGCTCGGTCGCCGGCACGATCAACGGCGTGTGGATCGTCGGCTCGATCCAGACCGCCGAGGACCAGGCGGGCAACTGGGGCGTCACCAACCTCCCCAAGCTCGACGGCGTCTCCGGCGCGACGAACTACTCGGCCAACGGCGGTTCGTCGTGGGTCGTGACCTCGAACGCGAACGTCGACCTCGCGACGGACTTCCTCGCGAAGACCTTCGGCGGCTCGACCGAGCTCTACGACACGATCCTGCCGAAGGCCGGCGCGGTCGCGAACTGGATCCCCGCGGGTGACAGCGACGTCTACGGCCAGCCGGTCGACTTCTTCGGAGGCCAGGCGATCTTCGCCGACGTCGTCGCGTTCGGTGCCGAGGTGCCGAGCAACAACACGGGCGTCTACTACTACGAGGGCCGCGACTCGGTGAGCGCCGCGATCACGAAGATCATCGGCGGTGCCGACGTGAAGACCTCGCTCGAGGAAGCGCAGGCCACGGTCGAGTTCGCGATGGGCTGACCCGGCTGATGCCGGTGGGCGGGGGAGACCCCGCCCACCGGCACCACCACGCCCCCATCGACGACGAACACGACCACGACCACACAGACGACGAGGACTGAGGTGCCGAAGTGAGTGCGCTGACCGCGACGCCCAAGGGGGCGTCCCGCGCGCGGGGGAGGAACCCGCGACGCGACGACCGGAGGTTCGGGATGGACCGCCGGCTCAACCTGACCGGGTGGGCTTTCCTGGCGCCCGCCGCCATCCTCATCGTGCTCGTGAACTTCGTGCCGATGATCCAGGCGTTCATCCTGTCGCTCCAGACCGGACGCGGCGCGAACCTGAGCTTCGCCGACCCGCTCTGGTACAACTACCAGCGACTGTTCGGTGACGAGATCTTCAAGCAGACGCTCGTCAACACCTTCATCTACCTGATCATCCAGGTGCCGATCATGCTCATCCTGGCCATGATCCTGGCGAACCTGCTCAACAACCCGAACCTCAAGGCGAAGGCCTTCTGGCGCACCGCGATCTTCCTGCCCGCGGCGGTGTCGCTCGTGTCGTACTCGCTCGTGTTCCGCACGATCTTCGCGAACGACGGCTTCATGAACGACTTCCTCGCGCTGTTCAGCGTGCCGCCGGTCAACTGGCTCGGCGAGCCCGAGACCGCGCGATTCGTGCTCATCCTCGGCCTCCTGTGGCGGTGGACGGGCTACAACATGATCTTCTTCCTCGCGGGCCTGCAGAACGTCGACCGCTCGACGATCGAGGCCGCCCGCATCGACGGCGCCAACTCGTTCCAGACCTTCTGGCGCGTGACGGTGCCGCAGCTGAAGCCGATCATCCTGTTGACGGCGATCCTGTCGACCAACGGCACGCTCCAGCTCTTCGACGAGTCGTGGAACCTGACCAAGGGCGGTCCGGCCTACGCGTCGATGTCGATGTCGCACTACCTCTACGAGGTCTCGTTCCAGCGCAACCCGAACTTCGGCTACGGCGCCGCGCTGTCGTACGTGATCCTCATCCTCGTGGCCGTCCTGGCCTTCATCCAGCTGCGGGTCGGTGACAAGCGTGATTAAGAAGTCCACCCTCCGGGCGGTGCCCGGCTACGCGTTCCTCGGGATCTGGACCCTGTTCTCCCTCTTCCCGCTCTACTTCATGGTCGTCGGCTCGACGAACACGAGCCAGGATGTGCTCGGCTCGCGGCTCATCCCGGGCGGCGCGCTCTTCGAGAACGCCGTCAAGCTCTTCAAGGCCCAGGATGTCGGGGCCGCGCTGTTCAGCTCCTTCTTCATCGCGGTGGGCACGACGGTGCTCGCGCTCATCATCTGCTCGGTCGCGGGCTACGGTTTCGAGGTCTACCACTCGAAGGGCAAGGACCGCGTCATGGGCGTGCTCCTTCTCGCGATGATGATCCCGTTCGCGGCGACGATGATCCCGCTCTTCCAGGTCTTCGCGAAGCTCGGGATGGTCAACTCGCTCTGGGCGGTCGTGATCCCCGCGATCTCGACGCCGCTGCTCATCCTGCTTTTCCGGCAGTCGTCGCGCGCGTTCCCGAGCGAGATCCTCGAGGCGGCGCGGATGGACGGCCTCAACGAGCTGTCGATCTTCGCGCGCATCTACGTGCCGACGATGAAGGCGACCTTCGCGGCCGCCGGCGTCATCACCTTCATGACGGCGTGGAACAACTTCCTGTGGCCTCGCGTGATCCTCATCAAGAACGAGGTTCAGACGATGCCCATGCTCATCTCCAATCTCAGCGCGGGGTACGTCACCGATTACGGCGTGCTCATGCTCGCGGTGCTGATCGCCTCGCTTCCGGCGATGGTCGTCTTCCTCGTGCTGCAGCGCGCATTCGCCAACGGCATCGTGGGAGCCATCAAGTGACATTCGACCTCACCCGTCTCGCCGACCCCCGGGTCGTCTCCGAGAACCGAGTGGCCGCCCACTCCGATCACCGGTGGTTCCGCGACTCCGCGGAAGCCGCATCCGGTCGGAGCGGGTACGAGCAGCTGCTCAGCGGCACGTGGAAGTTCCACTACGCCCCGAACCCCGACCTCGCGGTCGAGGGCTTCGAGGCGGCGGACTTCGACGCGTCGGGTTGGGACGACATCCCGGTGCCCGCGCACATCCAGCTGCAGGGCTACGACCGCCCGCAGTACGTCAACGTGCAGTACCCGTGGGACGGCTGGGAGCAGGTGGAGCCCGGTCAGGTGCCGACGCTCTTCAACCCCGTCGCGAGCTACGTGCGCGACTTCGAGCTCGACCGTCCGCTCGACGACGGCGAGACGGTGTCGGTCGTGTTCGCGGGCGCGGAGAGCGCCATCGCGGTGTGGTGCAACGGCCGCTACGTCGGCTACGGCACCGACAGCTTCACGCCCAACGAGTTCGACCTCACCGAGGTGCTCGTGCCGGGCGTCAACCGCCTCGCGGTGCAGGTGTTCAAGTTCTCGAGCGGATCGTGGCTCGAGGATCAGGACATGTTCCGGTTCTCGGGCATCTTCCGCGACGTCGTGCTCGCACGTCGCCCGCGCGCCCACATCGAGGACCTGCGTGTGCGCACGGCCCTCGCCGACGACTTCTCGAGCGCCGAGGTGCGCGTCGAGGTCGCGCTGCGGGGAGAGGGCACCGTCACCGGCCGTCTCGAGGGCGCAGGGGACCTCGAGCCGGCCGGCGAGGGCGTCTACGTCGTGCGCGTCGACGACCCGCGGCTGTGGAGCCCCGAGTCGCCCGCGCTCTACGAGCTCGTGCTCGAGGTGCGGGATGCGGATGGCGCGCTCACCGAGGTCGTGCCGCAGCAGGTGGGCATCCGCCGCTTCGGCATCGAGGACGGCATCCTGCGCCTCAACGGCGAGCGCGTCGTGTTCCACGGCGTCAACCGCCACGAGTTCGGACTCGAGGGCCGCGTCATGTCGCGCGAGCAGACCGAGGCCGACATGCGGGCGCTCAAGCGCATCAACGTCAACGCGATCCGCACGAGCCACTACCCCAACAACTCGTTCTTCTACGAGCTCGCCGACCGCCACGGCTTCCTCGTGATCGACGAGATGAACCTCGAGACGCACGGCATGTGGGACCGCCTGCGCTACCTCGGCCGCCCCGACGAGGAGGCCTTCCCGGGCGACCGGCCCGAGTGGCTTCCAGCGCTCCTCGAGCGCGCCGCCAACATGGTCGAGCGTGACAAGAACCACGCGAGCGTCGTCATGTGGTCGTGCGGCAACGAGTCGTACGGCGGCACCGACATCCTCGCCGTCGCCGACTGGTTCCGGGCGAACGACGACCGTCCGGTGCACTACGAGGGCACCGACTGGGATGCGCGGCACCCCGACATGAGCGACGTGCTGAGCAAGATGTACACGCCCGCCGCGCAGATCCCCGAGTACCTCGAGCAGAACCCCGGCAAGCCGTTCATCCTGTGCGAGTACGCGCACGCCATGGGCAACTCGTTCGGCGCCGTCGACGAGTACCTCGAGCTCGCCTACCGCGAGCCGCGCTTCCAGGGCGGCTTCATCTGGGACTTCTCCGACCAGGCGATCGCGATGACCGACCCCGACGGCCGCGCCTACTTCGGCTACGGCGGCGACAACGGGGAGTCGCCCCACGACGGCGACTTCTGCGGCAACGGCATCTTCTTCGCCGACCACTCCCCGTCGCCCAAGGCGCAGGAGGTCGCGAAGGTCTACGAGGGCCTCAAGGTCGCCGTCGAGCGCGGCTCCTTCACGGTCGTCAACCGCTACCTGGCGACGAGCTCGTCGGCCTTCGAGTGCGTCGTGACGCTCTCGCGCGAGGGTGAGCTGCTCGAGTCGGCCACGGTCGAGACGGATGTCGCGCCGGGCGAGAGCGCGACGCATCCGCTGCCCGTCACGGTGCCGGATGCGGCGGGCGAGTACGACGTCGTCGTGTCGTTCCGTCTGCGCGAGGCGACGACGTGGGCGGATGCCGGCCACGAGGTCGCGTGGGGTCAGGGCGTCTTCGGCGCGTGGGTTCCGCTCGCGCAGGTCGGGGTGGAGCCGCCGCGCGTCGTGCGCGGCATCCACAACACGGGTGTGCACGGCAGCCGCTTCCACGTGCTGTTCTCGCGCCTGCACGGCGGCCTCACGTCGTACCGCTTCGGCGAGGGGGCGGAGGGCGGCCGCGAGCTGCTGCGCGGCGTCGTGCGGCCGAACTTCTGGCACGCGCCGACGTCGAACGAGCGCGGATGGGGTGGCCCCGCCGAGGACGGGGCGTGGCTGCTCGCGAGCCGCTACGCGTTCACCCCGCCGGAGTCGCTCGACCCCGTCGTGACGGTCGAGGACGACGGCAGCGTCACGGCGGTGTACCGCTACGGCCTGCCGATCCAGCCCGCGACGGTGTGCGAGGTCGCGTACCGCGTCGACGGCACGGGACGCGTCGAGGTGACGCAGACGATGGAGCTCGCGGAGGGCCTCCCGGCGCTGCCCGAGTTCGGCACGATGCTCACGACGGCCGACCGCCTCGACACGTGGCGCTGGTACGGCGAGGGCCCCGAGGAGTCGTACGTCGACCGTCGCGGCGGCGCCCGCCTCGGCGTCTACGAGACGGATGTGCGCACGGCCCTCACGCCCTACCTGCGCCCGCAGGAGGCAGGCAGCCGCACGGGCGTGCGCTGGGCCGAGGTGACCGACGACCGCGGCGCGGGGCTGCGCTTCGACGCTCAGGACGGGATGGAGTTCTCGGCGTTGCCGTGGACGCCCGACCAGATCGAGGCCGCCGCGCATCCGACCGAGCTGCCGCCGAGCAACCGCACGGTGCTGCGACCCGCGCTCATGCGCCGGGGTGTCGCCGGTGACGACTCGTGGGGTGCCCGTACACTTCCTCAGTATCGGCTGCCCGTGGCGGGCACGCTCCGCTTCCGGTTCGGATTCACGGGGGTCTGAGATGGAGACGCGGCGTCCTTCCATGCGGGACGTCGCCGAGGTGTCCGGACTCTCCCTGCAGACGGTGTCGCGGGTCGCCAACGGCGAACCCAACGTCAACGACGCGACGCGCGAGCGCGTGCTCGACGTCATGCGCGAGCTCGGCTATCGCCCCAACCTCGCGGCGCGCGCGATGCGTCGCGGCTCGTTCAAGACGATCGGCATCGTCTACCAGGGGCTGCACGCGGTCGGCACCCGGCGCACGGTCGAGTCGGTCTCGGAGCACGCCGCCCACGCCGGCTACGCGACGACCCTCATGCCGATCGACGCGGCGACGCGGTTCAGCGCGAGCGGCGCGTTCACGCGCCTCGAGGAGATGGCCGTCGACGTCATGGTCGTCATCGTGACCTCGGCGGCCGAGCTCGACAGCCGGCTGCAGGTTCCGAGGGGCGTGCCGGTCATCGTGCTCGGCCCGCAGCTGTCGCCCGAGGTGTCGGCCATCACGGCCGATATCGAGGTCGGCGAGTCGGAGGCGCTGCGCTACGTGCTCGGGCTCGGCCACGAGACGGTGCACCACATCACGGGCGCGCTCGACTCGTTCTTCGCCCGTCGCCGCGAGGAGGTGTGGCGTGAGGTGCTCGCGGCCGAGGGGCGGCGCATTCCACCGCCCGTCGAGGCCGACTGGACGGCGCACTCCGGCTACCTCGCGATGAAGCGCCTGCTCGACGCGCCCGAGTGGGAGCGGCCGACCGCCGTATTCTGCGCGAACGACCAGAGCGCCCTCGGGGCGTACCGCGCCATCCGCGAGGCGGGCCTGCGCATCCCGGAGGACGTCTCGGTCATCGGCTTCGACGACATCGAGGAGGCGGTCGACTTCAGCCCGCCCCTCACGACGATCGCGCAGGACTGGGACCTGCTCGGTCAGGAGATGATGCGCGTCGCGCAGGAGATGCTCGCGGGCGCGCCCCCGCAGGAGCTCCTGCTGCCCACGCGCCTCGTCGTGCGGGACTCGGTCGCGCCCCCGCGCCGCTGACCCGCGCCGGGTAGCGTGGTGGCCGTGACCGACGACGCCCCGACCACCGCATCCGCTCGCCTCGACCCCGTCGCGGGGGACTGGCGCGGTGTCTCGCCGAAGTACGTCGTCGTGGACCTCGTCGGCAACCTCATCGCGGGCGCGCTCATGACCGCCGCCGCGTCGGCGACCCTCTGGCTGCTGCACTGGGGCGTGTGGGGCTGGGTGATCACGATCGCCGTCGGCGTCGTCGCGCTCGTGCTCATCGCGCTCACCCCGCGACGCGTGCGCGCCATCCGCTACCAGCTGCGCGAAGACGACCTCGTGTTCCGCCGCGGCCTCGCCTTCCAGCGCATCGTCGCCGTGCCGTTCGGACGGATGCAACTCGTCGACATCACGCGCGGCCCGCTCGCGCGCGCCCTCGGCCTCGCCGAGCTCAAGCTCGTGACGGCCGCGGCGGCGACCGGCGTCGTCGTGCCGGGACTCGCGATCGACGACGCGGAGGAGCTGCGCGACCGCCTCGTTGCGCTCGCCGAGACCCGCCGGGCCGGCCTGTGATGAAGCCCGCGGTCGACCTCGCCGACGGCGAGTGGCACCACCTGCACCCCGCGACGCCCTTCCTCAAGGGCGGCATCGCGCTCATCGCGATCCTCGGCATCGTCATCACGAACCTGCGCGAGCGTCTCATCGAGTGGTTCTTCCCGATGTTCGAGTGCCCGCCGGGGGTGTGCGAGGAGGACCCGATCTCGGTCGCGCTCAACCGCTACCTGATCTTCGTGCTGCTCGGCATCTTCGTGGTGCTGCTCGTGATCATCGGGCTGTTCTGGGTGTCGTGGCGCATGAACACGCTCCGCGTGACCGACGAGGTCGTCGAGATCCGTCAGGGCGTCGTCTTCCGCTCGCACCGCAAGGCGCGTCTCGACCGCATCCAGGGCATCAACATCCAGCGCTCGCTCTTCGCCCGCATCTTCGGGGCGGCGAAGCTCGAGATCAGCGGCGCGGGCGCTGAGTCGAACATGCAGCTCGCCTACCTCTCGGGTGCCAACGCGGATGCGCTGCGCGCCGAGCTGCTGCGTCGGGCCTCCGGTCTGCGGGCGCGTGAAGCGGCGGACGCGGTCGCGCGCGCGGAGGCGGATGCCGCATCCGAGCCCGGCGACGCGGCGCGCGTGAGCCTCGCGGAGGTCGCGCGCCAGCGGCTCGCCGAGTTCTCGGCGCCCGAGCTCGATCCTTCGCTCGCCCCGCCGCAGTCGGTCGTGACGATGAGCGCGGGGCGCCTCGTCGGCTCGACGCTGCTCAACGCCGGCACGTGGATCTTCCTGCTCGCGATCGTGGGTGTCGTGCTCGCGATGTCGCTCACCGACGCGGGCGGGTTCGTGTTCTTCGGCCTCATCCCGATGGTCTTCGGTTTCGGCTCCTATGTCGTGAACCGCGTCGTGAAGTCGCTGCGGTACTCGATCGCCGCGACGCCCGACGGCGTGCGCGTCGGGTTCGGCCTGCTCTCGACGAGCAACGAGACGATCCCGCCGGGCCGCATCCACGCCGTCGAGATCAGCCAAGATCTGCTGTGGCGCCCCTTCGACTGGTGGACGGTGCGCGTCAACCTCGCCTCCCGCTCGCTCTCGTCGAGTGCCAACGCGCAGCTGACGACGACGATCCTGCCCGTCGGCTCGCGCGCCGAGGTGTTCAAGGTGCTCGAGCTCGTGCTGCCGAGCCTCATGAGCGACGAGACGCGCGCGCTCGTCGAGGGCGGCCTGCTGCCCGCGCGCCCCGAGGACGGCTTCACGACCTCGCCGCGCCGCGGGGCCGTGCTGCGCTGGTTCTCGTGGCGCCGCAACGGCTTCCTGCTGCACCCGGATGCCGTGGTGCTGCGCCGGGGCGCGCTCTGGCGCTCGCTCGCGGTCGTGCCGACCGCCCGCACGCAGAGCGTCGCCGTGAGCCAGGGTCCGCTCGAGCGGGCGCTGCGCCTCGCGAAGGTGCGCCTGCACACCGTGCAGGGGCCCGTCACGCCGTCGCTCGGCGCGCTCGACGTGCGCGACGCATCCGCCCTCTTCCGCGACACGGCGACCGCGAGCGTCGCCGCGATCAGGGCCGACCGCACCCACCGCTGGGGGTCGGCGTGACCGAGCGGGCGGGCCGCCTCGGCATCGGGGTGATCGGCGGTGGCCACGTCGGTCCTGTGCTCGGTGCCGCGCTCGGCGGTGCGGGTCACGCGATCGTCGGGGTCGCGACGGTCTCCGACGAGGGGCGCGAGCGCGTCGAGGCGCTCCTGCCGGGTGTCCCCGTGCTCACGGTGCCCGAGCTCGTCGAGCGCAGCGAGCTCGTGCTCATCGCCGTGCCCGACGCCGAGCTGCCCGACCTCGTCGCGGGGCTCGCGGCGGTCGGCGCATGGCAGCCGGGTCAGCTCGTCGTGCACACGGCGCCCGGCCACGGGGTGGCGGTGCTGCAGCCCGCCCTCGCCGCGGGCGCCATCCCGCTCGCCATCCACCCCGCCATGGTCTTCACGGGCACGAGCATCGACCTCGTGCGCCTTCAGGCCACGTGGTGCGCCGTGACGGCGCCCACGCCCGTGCTGCCGATCGCCCAGGCGCTCGTCGTCGAGCTCGGCGCCGAGCCCGTCGTCGTGTCCGAGGCGCAGCGCGCCCGGTACGGCGAGGTCGTCGCCGCCGCGCGCGGCTTCGCGACGGATGCCGTGGCCGGCTTCGTGAGCGAGCTGCGGGAGGCGGGCGTCGAGCAGCCCACCCGCCTGCTGGGCCCCCTCATCCGCTCGGCCGTGGAGACCGCGCTCGCGGACTAGCCTTGACAGGGTGAGCCAGCCCCAGGTCGTGACCGAGATCGACGAGCTCCGTGCTCGCCTGGCGGGCAAGCAGGTCGCCCTCGTGCCCACGATGGGCGCGCTGCACGACGGCCACCTCGCCCTCGTCGACCGCGCCGCCGAGC
The Protaetiibacter sp. SSC-01 genome window above contains:
- a CDS encoding carbohydrate ABC transporter permease, encoding MDRRLNLTGWAFLAPAAILIVLVNFVPMIQAFILSLQTGRGANLSFADPLWYNYQRLFGDEIFKQTLVNTFIYLIIQVPIMLILAMILANLLNNPNLKAKAFWRTAIFLPAAVSLVSYSLVFRTIFANDGFMNDFLALFSVPPVNWLGEPETARFVLILGLLWRWTGYNMIFFLAGLQNVDRSTIEAARIDGANSFQTFWRVTVPQLKPIILLTAILSTNGTLQLFDESWNLTKGGPAYASMSMSHYLYEVSFQRNPNFGYGAALSYVILILVAVLAFIQLRVGDKRD
- a CDS encoding glycoside hydrolase family 2 TIM barrel-domain containing protein; this encodes MTFDLTRLADPRVVSENRVAAHSDHRWFRDSAEAASGRSGYEQLLSGTWKFHYAPNPDLAVEGFEAADFDASGWDDIPVPAHIQLQGYDRPQYVNVQYPWDGWEQVEPGQVPTLFNPVASYVRDFELDRPLDDGETVSVVFAGAESAIAVWCNGRYVGYGTDSFTPNEFDLTEVLVPGVNRLAVQVFKFSSGSWLEDQDMFRFSGIFRDVVLARRPRAHIEDLRVRTALADDFSSAEVRVEVALRGEGTVTGRLEGAGDLEPAGEGVYVVRVDDPRLWSPESPALYELVLEVRDADGALTEVVPQQVGIRRFGIEDGILRLNGERVVFHGVNRHEFGLEGRVMSREQTEADMRALKRINVNAIRTSHYPNNSFFYELADRHGFLVIDEMNLETHGMWDRLRYLGRPDEEAFPGDRPEWLPALLERAANMVERDKNHASVVMWSCGNESYGGTDILAVADWFRANDDRPVHYEGTDWDARHPDMSDVLSKMYTPAAQIPEYLEQNPGKPFILCEYAHAMGNSFGAVDEYLELAYREPRFQGGFIWDFSDQAIAMTDPDGRAYFGYGGDNGESPHDGDFCGNGIFFADHSPSPKAQEVAKVYEGLKVAVERGSFTVVNRYLATSSSAFECVVTLSREGELLESATVETDVAPGESATHPLPVTVPDAAGEYDVVVSFRLREATTWADAGHEVAWGQGVFGAWVPLAQVGVEPPRVVRGIHNTGVHGSRFHVLFSRLHGGLTSYRFGEGAEGGRELLRGVVRPNFWHAPTSNERGWGGPAEDGAWLLASRYAFTPPESLDPVVTVEDDGSVTAVYRYGLPIQPATVCEVAYRVDGTGRVEVTQTMELAEGLPALPEFGTMLTTADRLDTWRWYGEGPEESYVDRRGGARLGVYETDVRTALTPYLRPQEAGSRTGVRWAEVTDDRGAGLRFDAQDGMEFSALPWTPDQIEAAAHPTELPPSNRTVLRPALMRRGVAGDDSWGARTLPQYRLPVAGTLRFRFGFTGV
- the folB gene encoding dihydroneopterin aldolase, encoding MTATDSIALTGLRAMGYHGVLPHERVEGQLFVVDVVLHLPLGPAAAGDDLAATVDYGVLANRVVAAVESEPVDLIETVAERIANLVLEYPSVESVDVTVHKPSAPIEVPFADVAVTVRRSRA
- a CDS encoding ABC transporter substrate-binding protein yields the protein MKRTTKIAVTAAAMAMPIALVLSGCSSDGGNGGGGSGDENTLTVWTWDPAFNIYAMQEAEKVYQQDNPDFKLEIVETPWDDLQTKLTTLAQSQEFDELPDILLMQNNAFQKNLINYPDVFTDITDSGIDFSEFPQAVADYSTLDGANYGVPFDAGTAIGAYRTDVLAEAGYTIEDFTDITWSEFQTKAEDVLAKTGKPLLSGQAGSSDMIMMMLQSAGASLFDKEGNPTIADNAVLEEAIEVYANLVKSGVFVEVNSWDEYISTFVNGSVAGTINGVWIVGSIQTAEDQAGNWGVTNLPKLDGVSGATNYSANGGSSWVVTSNANVDLATDFLAKTFGGSTELYDTILPKAGAVANWIPAGDSDVYGQPVDFFGGQAIFADVVAFGAEVPSNNTGVYYYEGRDSVSAAITKIIGGADVKTSLEEAQATVEFAMG
- a CDS encoding DUF3180 family protein, whose translation is MTRTRPGLLALLALGAGVVAIALQLGLGAVGLSKIVPQVTLAVTLVLIAVVVVVIALPVRRATRAARDRAADAPPRPRVDPFYATRVVLIAKASAVTGSLLGGAAAGLVGELLIRPVSAASSVWAGVAMLVGSVLLLVAGLLAEGWCVLPPDDEDQPPVASHP
- a CDS encoding PH domain-containing protein; the protein is MTDDAPTTASARLDPVAGDWRGVSPKYVVVDLVGNLIAGALMTAAASATLWLLHWGVWGWVITIAVGVVALVLIALTPRRVRAIRYQLREDDLVFRRGLAFQRIVAVPFGRMQLVDITRGPLARALGLAELKLVTAAAATGVVVPGLAIDDAEELRDRLVALAETRRAGL
- a CDS encoding LacI family DNA-binding transcriptional regulator, whose translation is MRDVAEVSGLSLQTVSRVANGEPNVNDATRERVLDVMRELGYRPNLAARAMRRGSFKTIGIVYQGLHAVGTRRTVESVSEHAAHAGYATTLMPIDAATRFSASGAFTRLEEMAVDVMVVIVTSAAELDSRLQVPRGVPVIVLGPQLSPEVSAITADIEVGESEALRYVLGLGHETVHHITGALDSFFARRREEVWREVLAAEGRRIPPPVEADWTAHSGYLAMKRLLDAPEWERPTAVFCANDQSALGAYRAIREAGLRIPEDVSVIGFDDIEEAVDFSPPLTTIAQDWDLLGQEMMRVAQEMLAGAPPQELLLPTRLVVRDSVAPPRR
- the folK gene encoding 2-amino-4-hydroxy-6-hydroxymethyldihydropteridine diphosphokinase translates to MSAGVTAVVAFGSNLGDRAAIIQAAADELAATDGVELVAIAPAIETPAVRPYGIDREAPAYLNTVAVLTTTLEPGELHEVLRRLEDAHGRTRTERWGDRTLDLDLIAFGDLVQDDPELTLPHPRAHERDFVLRPWLVADPLAELPGHGPVEKLLAELDGGAA
- a CDS encoding carbohydrate ABC transporter permease, which encodes MIKKSTLRAVPGYAFLGIWTLFSLFPLYFMVVGSTNTSQDVLGSRLIPGGALFENAVKLFKAQDVGAALFSSFFIAVGTTVLALIICSVAGYGFEVYHSKGKDRVMGVLLLAMMIPFAATMIPLFQVFAKLGMVNSLWAVVIPAISTPLLILLFRQSSRAFPSEILEAARMDGLNELSIFARIYVPTMKATFAAAGVITFMTAWNNFLWPRVILIKNEVQTMPMLISNLSAGYVTDYGVLMLAVLIASLPAMVVFLVLQRAFANGIVGAIK